One segment of Chroicocephalus ridibundus chromosome 25, bChrRid1.1, whole genome shotgun sequence DNA contains the following:
- the LOC134527054 gene encoding olfactory receptor 14J1-like — translation KPLHYGTLLGSRACVHMAAAAWGSGFLHALLQTANTFSLPLCQGNALDQFFCEIPQILKLTCSHSDYLREVGLLVLGCFLTLVCFVFIVLSYVQIFRAVLRIPSEQGRHKAFSTCLPHLAVVSLLVSTAMFAYLKPPSISSPSLDLVVAVLYSVVPPAVNPLI, via the coding sequence aaacccctgcactacgggaccctcctgggcagcagagcttgtgtccacatggcagcagctgcctggggcagtgggtttctccatgctctgctgcaaacggccaatacattttccctgcccctctgccagggcaatgccctggaccagttcttctgtgaaatcccccagatcctcaagctcacctgctcacactcagactacctcagggaagttgggcttcttgtatTAGGTTGTTTTTTAActcttgtgtgttttgtgttcatcgtgctgtcctatgtgcagatcttcagggccgtgctgaggatcccctctgagcagggacggcacaaagccttttccacgtgcctccctcacctggccgtggtctccctgcttgtcagcactgccatgtttgcctatctcaagcccccctccatctcctcaccATCTctggatctggtggtggcagttctgtactcggtggtgcctccagccgtgaaccccctcatc